The genomic window CGGCCATGCCGGACTGGCGGGTGCCGAGCACCTCGCCCTCGCCGCGCAGGCGCAGGTCCTCCTCGGCGATGCGAAAGCCGTCCTCGCTGCCGCGCATCATCTCCAGGCGCGCCTTGGCGACCTGGCCGAGCGGTCCGCGATAGAGCAGCAGGCAGGACGAGGCCTTCGAGCCGCGCCCGACCCGGCCGCGGAGCTGGTGGAGCTGGGCCAGCCCGAAGCGCTCGGCATGCTCGATGACCATGATGGTGGCCTCCGGCACGTCGACGCCGACCTCCACCACCGTCGTGGAGACGAGCACGCGGATGCGGCCGGCGGCGAACGCCTCCATCGCCGCATCCTTCTCCGGCCCCGGCATCCTGCCGTGGATCAGACCGACCCCGTCCCCGAGATGCTTCTTGAGATCCGCGAAGCGTTCGGCCGCCGCGGCGAGATCGACGTATTCCGATTCGGCCACCAGCGGGCAGATCCAGTAGACCCGGTCGCCCGATGCAAGCGCCCGGTGCAGGCCCTCCACCACCTCGTCGATGCGCTCCACGGGGACGGTGATGGTCCTGATCGGCTGGCGCCCCGCCGGCTTCTCGTCGAGCACCGAGACGTCCATGTCGCCGAAGAAGGTCAGCGCGAGCGTGCGCGGGATCGGTGTCGCGGTCATCACCAGGATGTCGACGGCCTCGCCCTTGGCGCCCAGCGCGAGGCGCTGGTGCACGCCGAAGCGGTGCTGCTCGTCCACCACCGCGAGGCCGAGATCGCGGAACGCCACCGCCTCCTGGAACAGGGCGTGGGTGCCCACCACGATGTCGATCGCGCCCGCCGCCAGATCCGCCAGCGTCGCCCGGCGCTCGGCCGCGCGGTCGCGGCCGGTCAGCAGCCGCAGGCGCAGGGCGCCGGCCAGCGGCACCAGCCGCTCGTAGTGCTGCCTTGCGAGAATCTCGGTCGGCGCCATCAGCGCCGCCTGCCGCCCGGCCTCCACCGCCGAGGCCATGGCGAGCAGCGCCACCGCCGTCTTGCCGGAGCCGACATCGCCCTGGAGCAGGCGCAGCATCCGCCGCTCGGAGGCCATGTCGGCACGGATCTCCTCCACCGCCCGCGTCTGGGCGCCGGTCAAAGCGAAGGGCAGGGCGGCCTCGACCCGCGCCTTCAGGTGCCCGTCGCCGGCATTGACCCGGCCGGCTTTCCGCCGCTGGCGGGCGCGCACGAGGGCGAGGGCGAGCTGCGAGGCGAGCAGCTCGTCGTAGGCGAGCCGGCGCCGGGCCGGGCTCGCGGGCGGGGCCTGCCCCTCGACCGGGGGAGGGGGCGCCTCCTCGGGGCGGTGCTCGGTGCGCAGGGCCTCGGCGAAGGGCGGGAAGCGATTGCGGGCGAGATAGGACGCGTCCTGCCACTCGGGCAGCACGGGAAGCCGGTCGAGCGCCCCGTGGACGATCCTGCCGATCACCCGCGAGGTCAGCCCCTCGGTCGCGCCGTAGATCGGCTCGACGGCGGGCAGGCCCGCGAGCCCCTGTTCGTCGAGGATGCGCGCGGGATGCACCATCTGCCGGGTGCCGTCCCACAGGTCGATCCGGCCCGAGACGTAGCGGTGTGCGCCCAGCGGCAGCATCTTCTCGATGCGCCCCCGCGGCATGCCGAAGAAGACGAGGCTGATGTCGCCGGTCCCGTCCTCCACCAGCACCCGGAAGGCGCGCTTGCCGGGGGCCGGCGGCCGGTGCGCCACCACGGTGACGCCGAGGGTGACGGGCTCCCCCGTCGGCGCGTCGCGGATCGAGCCGCAGAGCGGCCGGGCGACGCCGCTCTGCGGCAGATGGAACAGCAGGTCGGCGACGCGGGCCGGCCGCTCCTCGGAGCCGAGCAGCTTTTCGATCAGCGGCGCGATCTTCGGCCCGACGCCGGGCAGGCCGCGGGCGGGGGCGAAGAGCGGGTCGAGGATGCTGGGGCGAAGGCCGGGGGCGTCGTTCCCGCCGGAGCGGGGAGGGGCCGCCTCCGCAGGGTGCCCGAGGGTCTGGCTGGTGTCCGAGGTCATGTGACCGGGTTCGATGGCCTTTCGAGCGTGGCGCTGCGCGGACACCGTATACCCCGCTTCCCCCGTCGCCCACATCTGCGCATATGGCATCATGCGCGTGCTTCTCACCGGTTCCTCCGGCTGGCTCGGCCGGTTCCTCGCCCCGCAACTGCGCGCGGCGGGCCACGCCGTCACCGGGCTCGACGTGGCACCTGGGCCTGAGACGCAGGTGCTCGGCTCGGTGGCCGAGACCGGGCTGGTCGCGCGAGTCTTCGGCGCGCACGGCATCGAGGCGGTGATCCATGCCGGCGCCCTGCACAAGCCGGACATCGCCCGGTATCCGGCGCAGGGCTTCATCGACGTGAACGTGACCGGCACGCTCAACCTGCTGGAGGCGGCGGTCCGAGCGGGACACGACCGCTTCGTCTTCACCTCCACCACCTCGCTGATGATCTCGCAGGCGATCCGCGACGAGACCGCCGACCACGCGGTCTGGCTCGACGAGGAATCGGGGCCGCTCGCGCCGCGCAACATCTACGGCGTGACCAAGCGCGCCGCCGAGGATCTCTGCCGGCTCTTCCGTCTGGAGCGCGGGCTCGCCTGCCTCGTGCTGCGCATCGCCCGCTTCTTCCCCGAGGAGGACGACACCCATCGCGACCTCTCCGGCGAGAACCGCAAGGCCAACGAGTTCCTGCACCGCCGCCTCACCGTGGAGGATGCCGCCCGCGCCCACGTCGTCGCGCTGGAGCGGACGCCGGCGATCGGCTTCGACACCTTCGTGCTCTCGGCCCCGACGCCTTTCGCGCGTGCGGACGCGCGGGCTTTGAAGGAGGATGCGGCGGGCGTGATCGCCCGGCTGTTTCCCGACGCGCCCGGCCTCTACGCCCGGCACGGCTGGCAGCTTCCGGCGCGCATCGGCCGGGTCTACGACGCCTCGCGCGCCGAGCGGGTCCTGGGCTTCCGCTGCGAGACGGACTTTTCGCGCGTGCTCGACGCCCTGCGCACCGGCGCCCCGCTGCCCTTCGCGCACGATGCGGACTACGTTTCGCCGCAGGTGCGGGCTGAGGCTTCCCCCATGCCGTGAAGCCGTTTGCCCGCAGCCCCAGGCCCCTCTACATGCGGGTTCAGGATCATCAGGGGAAAGCCCATGTCCGGCACCACCCGAACCAGCGCCGACCTCGACCCGCGCCGCCGCCGCACGCTGTTTCGCGCGTGGCACCGCGGCATCCGCGAGATGGACCTGATCATGGGCCGCTTCGCCGATGCCGAGATCGGCGGCCTTTCGGACGAGGAACTGACCGAGTTCGAGGCGCTGATCGAGGTGCCCGACCGCGACCTGTTCCGCTGGCTCACCGGCGAGGCCGAGACCCCGGAGAACTACGACACGGCGGTCTATCGCCGGCTCAAGGCGTTCCATCGGCACGACGCGCCGATCCATAGCTGAAAACGAGGACCGACGCCCTCTATCTCCCACTCGCACCCTCATCCTGAGGTGCCCGCGTCAGCGGGCCTCGAAGGAGGGCTCCAGAGACCGCGCGATCCCTGGAGCCCTCCTTCGAGGCTTCGCTTCGCTCCGCACCTCAGGATGAAGGGAATGGTTTGGATCGAGGGTGATCCACGCCCCGTCCCGACCCGTTTCCCCTGATACGTCACGCCCGATGGCCAAGCCCCAACCCAAGCCGCCCGCCCGGAAGCCGCAGATCGCCCGCTTCGCCCTGCCGAAATCGGCGCCGCTGACCAAGGCGCTCGACGCGATCAGGCGCGGCGACAGCCCGACGCTGGCCTCCGTCCCCGACGGCTTCGACGCGCTGGTGGCCGCCGACCTCGCCCGGGCGCTGTCCGGCACGTTCGAGGGGCCGGCGGTGCTGGTCCACGTCGCCCGCGATTCGGGACGCTCCAACGCCTTCCGGAACGCGCTGAAATTCGTCGCCCCCGAGATCGAGGCGATGAGCTTCCCGGCCTGGGACTGCCAGCCCTACGACCGCGTCTCGCCCAACGCCGCGATCGCCGCGCAGCGCATGACCGCGCTCTCGCGGCTGACCCGCTCGCGCTCGTCGGAGGAGAAGCCGCGCATCCTCTGCACCACGGTGAACGCCCTGGTGCAGCGGGTGCCGCCCCGCGCCCGGGTGGCGGTCGAGACCTTCTCGGCGGCGATCGGCAACGTGGTGCCGATGGACAAGGTCGTGGCCTGGGTCGAGGCCAACGGCTTCCTGCGCACCGGAACGGTGCGGGATACGGGCGAATACGCCGTGCGCGGCGGCATTTTGGACCTGTCGCCGCCCGGGCTGCCGAACCCGATCCGCCTCGACTTCTTCGGCGATACCCTCGAATCGATCCGCGCCTTCGATCCGGAGACGCAGCGCACGGTCGGGTCCTTGCGCTCCCTCGACCTCGTGCCGATGAGCGAGGTGCAGCTCACCACCGAGACGATCCGGCGCTTCCGGCAGGGCTACCTGTCGAGCTTCGGCGCGGCGACCCGCGACGACCGGCTCTACGAGACCGTGAGCGAGGGCCGGCGCTATGCCGGCCTCGAACACTGGATGCCGCTGTTCTACGACGGGCTCGACACCCTGTTCGACTATCTTGGGGCCGTGCCGATGCTGTTCGACCCGCAGGTCGAGGAGGCGGCGGCCGAGCGCCTTTCCCTGATCCAGGACTATTTCCAGGCCCGCGAGGCGGCGCTGAAGACCCCGCAATCCGGCGTCGCACCCTACAAGCCGCTGCCGCCGCGCGCGCTCCATCTCACGCCCAGCGAGTGGAAGGGCAAGGTCGCGGCCGGCACGGTCGCGCGGCTCACCCCCTTCGCCCAGCCCGATTCCGACGAGCGGGCGGTGATCGATTGCGGTGCCAAAGCGGGAAGAAACTTCGCGCCCGAGCGGGCCGACGAGGCGGCCAGCGTGTTCGACGCCGCGGTCGCGCATATCCGCGACCTCCAGGCGTCCGGGCATCACGTGATCCTGGGATCCTGGTCCGACGGATCGCGCGACCGGCTCTGCGGCGTGCTGACCGATCACGGGCTGAAGAAGCCGATCGAGATCAACACCTTCACCGCCGTGAACGCGTGCAAGCGCGGCACCGACGTGGCGGTCGCCGTCTGGGGCCTGGAGGCGGGCTTCACCCTCGACAAGCTCGCGGTGGTGGCCGAGGGCGACATTCTGGGCGACCGGCTGGTGCGCCAGAAGCGCAAATCCAAGCGCCCGCAGGACATCATCCTGGAGGTGCAGGCGCTCCAGCCCGGCGACCTCGTGGTCCATGCCGATCACGGCATCGGCCGCTTCGTCGGGCTGAAGACGGTCACCGCGGCCGGCGCGCCGCACGACTGCCTGGAACTGCAATATGCCGGCGGCCTGCTGCTGCTGCCGGTGGAGAACATCGAGCTTCTGACCCGCTACGGCTCGGAGGACTCGGAGGTCGCCCTCGACCGCCTCGGCGGCGGAGCGTGGCAGGCCCGCAAGGCCAAGATGAAGCGCCGCATCCTCGAAATGGCGGGCGAACTCATCAAGGTCGCGGCCGCCCGCTTCGTGAAGCCCGCCCCCGCCCTCAAGGCGCCGGAAGGCATGTACGAGGAATTCGCCGCCCGCTTCCCGTTCGAGGAGACCGAGGATCAGGCCAACGCCATCGACGCGGTGCTGGACGACCTCAACGCCGGGCGCCCGATGGACCGCCTCGTCTGCGGCGATGTCGGCTTCGGCAAGACCGAGGTGGCGCTGCGCGCGGCCTTCGCCGCGGCGATCTCGGGCAAGCAGGTGGCGGTGGTGGTGCCGACGACCCTGCTGGCGCGCCAGCATTTTCGCACGTTTGCCGAGCGCTTCAAGGGGCTGCCCGTCGACGTCGCCCAGCTCTCGCGCTTCGTCTCGGCCGGCGACCAGCGCCAGACCCGCGCGGGGCTCGCCGAGGGCAAGATCGACATCGTGGTCGGTACCCACGCGCTTCTGGCCAAGAACGTCGCGTTCAAGGATCTCGGCCTCATCATCGTCGACGAGGAGCAGCATTTCGGCGTGGCCCACAAGGAGCGGCTGAAGGCGCTCCAGGCGGACGTCCACGTGCTGACGCTCTCGGCGACGCCAATTCCGCGCACGCTCCAGCTCGCCATGACGGGGGTGCGCGAGCTCTCGATCATCGCCACGCCGCCGGTGGATCGCCTCGCCGTGCGCACCTTCGTGACGCCGTTCGATCCGCTGCTGATCCGCGAGGCGCTGCTGCGCGAGCGCTACCGCGGCGGACAGGCGTTCTACGTCGTCCCCCGCATCGAGGATCTCGCGGAAGTCAAAAGATTCCTCGACCAGGAGATGCCGGAGGTCACGGTGGCGGTCGCCCACAGCCAGATGGCGGCGGGGCAGCTCGAGGACGTGATGACGGCGTTCTACGAGGGCAAGTACGACGTGCTGCTCTCGACCACGATCGTCGAATCCGGCCTCGACATCCCGACCGCCAACACCCTGATCGTGCACCGGGCCGACATGTTCGGGCTGGCCGCGCTCTACCAGTTGCGCGGGCGCGTCGGCCGCTCGAAGGCGCGGGCCTACGCCCTGTTCACCACGCCGGCCAACCGCCAGCTCACGGCCCAGGCCGAGCAGCGCCTGAAGGTGCTCCAGAGCCTCGACACCCTCGGCGCCGGCTTCCAGCTCGCGAGCCACGACCTCGACATCCGCGGCGCCGGCAACCTGCTCGGCGACGCGCAGTCGGGCCACATCAAGGAGGTCGGCTACGAACTCTACCAGCAGATGCTGGAGGATGCGGTCACCGCGCTGAAGGCCGGCATCGCCGAGCCCGAGGAAGAGGCGTGGTCGCCGACCATCGCGCTCGGCGCTCCCGTCACCATCCCCGAGGACTACGTCGAGGATCTCACCGTCCGTCTCGGC from Methylorubrum populi includes these protein-coding regions:
- a CDS encoding NAD(P)-dependent oxidoreductase yields the protein MRVLLTGSSGWLGRFLAPQLRAAGHAVTGLDVAPGPETQVLGSVAETGLVARVFGAHGIEAVIHAGALHKPDIARYPAQGFIDVNVTGTLNLLEAAVRAGHDRFVFTSTTSLMISQAIRDETADHAVWLDEESGPLAPRNIYGVTKRAAEDLCRLFRLERGLACLVLRIARFFPEEDDTHRDLSGENRKANEFLHRRLTVEDAARAHVVALERTPAIGFDTFVLSAPTPFARADARALKEDAAGVIARLFPDAPGLYARHGWQLPARIGRVYDASRAERVLGFRCETDFSRVLDALRTGAPLPFAHDADYVSPQVRAEASPMP
- the recG gene encoding ATP-dependent DNA helicase RecG; its protein translation is MTSDTSQTLGHPAEAAPPRSGGNDAPGLRPSILDPLFAPARGLPGVGPKIAPLIEKLLGSEERPARVADLLFHLPQSGVARPLCGSIRDAPTGEPVTLGVTVVAHRPPAPGKRAFRVLVEDGTGDISLVFFGMPRGRIEKMLPLGAHRYVSGRIDLWDGTRQMVHPARILDEQGLAGLPAVEPIYGATEGLTSRVIGRIVHGALDRLPVLPEWQDASYLARNRFPPFAEALRTEHRPEEAPPPPVEGQAPPASPARRRLAYDELLASQLALALVRARQRRKAGRVNAGDGHLKARVEAALPFALTGAQTRAVEEIRADMASERRMLRLLQGDVGSGKTAVALLAMASAVEAGRQAALMAPTEILARQHYERLVPLAGALRLRLLTGRDRAAERRATLADLAAGAIDIVVGTHALFQEAVAFRDLGLAVVDEQHRFGVHQRLALGAKGEAVDILVMTATPIPRTLALTFFGDMDVSVLDEKPAGRQPIRTITVPVERIDEVVEGLHRALASGDRVYWICPLVAESEYVDLAAAAERFADLKKHLGDGVGLIHGRMPGPEKDAAMEAFAAGRIRVLVSTTVVEVGVDVPEATIMVIEHAERFGLAQLHQLRGRVGRGSKASSCLLLYRGPLGQVAKARLEMMRGSEDGFRIAEEDLRLRGEGEVLGTRQSGMAAFRLARLESDGDLLEAARDDARLIVERDPGLRSERGRSLRVLLYLFEREAAIRLIGAG
- the mfd gene encoding transcription-repair coupling factor produces the protein MAKPQPKPPARKPQIARFALPKSAPLTKALDAIRRGDSPTLASVPDGFDALVAADLARALSGTFEGPAVLVHVARDSGRSNAFRNALKFVAPEIEAMSFPAWDCQPYDRVSPNAAIAAQRMTALSRLTRSRSSEEKPRILCTTVNALVQRVPPRARVAVETFSAAIGNVVPMDKVVAWVEANGFLRTGTVRDTGEYAVRGGILDLSPPGLPNPIRLDFFGDTLESIRAFDPETQRTVGSLRSLDLVPMSEVQLTTETIRRFRQGYLSSFGAATRDDRLYETVSEGRRYAGLEHWMPLFYDGLDTLFDYLGAVPMLFDPQVEEAAAERLSLIQDYFQAREAALKTPQSGVAPYKPLPPRALHLTPSEWKGKVAAGTVARLTPFAQPDSDERAVIDCGAKAGRNFAPERADEAASVFDAAVAHIRDLQASGHHVILGSWSDGSRDRLCGVLTDHGLKKPIEINTFTAVNACKRGTDVAVAVWGLEAGFTLDKLAVVAEGDILGDRLVRQKRKSKRPQDIILEVQALQPGDLVVHADHGIGRFVGLKTVTAAGAPHDCLELQYAGGLLLLPVENIELLTRYGSEDSEVALDRLGGGAWQARKAKMKRRILEMAGELIKVAAARFVKPAPALKAPEGMYEEFAARFPFEETEDQANAIDAVLDDLNAGRPMDRLVCGDVGFGKTEVALRAAFAAAISGKQVAVVVPTTLLARQHFRTFAERFKGLPVDVAQLSRFVSAGDQRQTRAGLAEGKIDIVVGTHALLAKNVAFKDLGLIIVDEEQHFGVAHKERLKALQADVHVLTLSATPIPRTLQLAMTGVRELSIIATPPVDRLAVRTFVTPFDPLLIREALLRERYRGGQAFYVVPRIEDLAEVKRFLDQEMPEVTVAVAHSQMAAGQLEDVMTAFYEGKYDVLLSTTIVESGLDIPTANTLIVHRADMFGLAALYQLRGRVGRSKARAYALFTTPANRQLTAQAEQRLKVLQSLDTLGAGFQLASHDLDIRGAGNLLGDAQSGHIKEVGYELYQQMLEDAVTALKAGIAEPEEEAWSPTIALGAPVTIPEDYVEDLTVRLGLYRRLSTLENDAEMESFGAELIDRFGPLPPEVEQLLKIVTIKILCREANIEKVEAGPKGVVVHFRDRSFANPQGLAAMVVEQGSFAKVRPDMSVVFVRELDGVPKRLKETTQILRGLVTIAKRAKNAA
- a CDS encoding succinate dehydrogenase assembly factor 2; amino-acid sequence: MSGTTRTSADLDPRRRRTLFRAWHRGIREMDLIMGRFADAEIGGLSDEELTEFEALIEVPDRDLFRWLTGEAETPENYDTAVYRRLKAFHRHDAPIHS